The following proteins come from a genomic window of Daphnia magna isolate NIES unplaced genomic scaffold, ASM2063170v1.1 Dm_contigs066, whole genome shotgun sequence:
- the LOC123477492 gene encoding hemicentin-1-like isoform X11, translated as MASGASIGQLLVVLSIQTIICHGAELALAGNVPTVLEDLSGLAGQEVSVPCSVDVATCGDFHSVKWYRESQRVFVYSELANLERSEGSLTNRARFVLSSNETQAGLKISSLQLSDEGLYRCEITYLEINEGCPVVQYVNLTVLAAPDYVEILLEDGKTSAAIRNVSRIGPFNEGTIVTLLCRSGGGRPVPRIEWWNGSHIMEADEVVATQEDNGAVTGINRLQVALSRQDLDAQWQCRVRSPALSSPLVANLRIDVHVKPTNVTLTGLDTAVTEGTAVVVYCVADGARPAAAITWYNDSSPLQKSAVETTQLQPEDEAEVEEQSDGTFSTRSRLIFTLNRHDHRRYITCRAGNTVTDDLQHKPVQASQLLRVEYAPTVAVSPENVTVNETMDVLIFCTYDANPVTLTSVQWFKDDVEIIINGPHKYEGATIDQPALLLKKATRDDAGAYSCRLTNAVGTGHSENVAFISVQYPAEVRLVMEPELPVNELERPNITLNCQMSSGYPPVLLGVRWYLDGELLKELPDCPLNETITSFSMYDEDLCDVDPSKLLLEYVGRSFQGNYSCEGMNAAGWGPPSEVETLVIYYPPGNTTLTYEPEVVVKDGPLTLTCGVSDVGQPAVTQYRWTRNGHVIPEISDAQWNVSQVTLNYQANYSCTPVNEAGEGETATIEIEVFAEPTFIERLPLTSGALSDAADATKLSCRAECYPLCQIDWFRNGIPIRESPMYTVVDSFVPENIKFNQHQSVKSSLSFNMRMWSQAKLDPIADTANYTCITTDNVVGDGVSSTTFFTVEYAPTTAIIDNPTIEVEEGSIVGQLECSASSYPLANYYWQHNHQIIGNGPRLTLDYGLSRDKTGEYSCIAHNQHGNTSAKAFINVVFKPECSITLREMEGKTRLICEVHANPKLVDFMWMLNNATLTTDIVHMGLQSVLTIDGPAPTSGIYYCHANNSVGFGTPCEISVEGGLLAKLGDENIIIIAIIAAAIVVILVVCIVLLVICRRQRTDDKSVSATGPSTKNGNDNLSENSKAFYENLPFHGLQTAPNKMNPLMSSTKSTSMNDPQLQQRAWTPRSLAPVHTSAYDPPKQQAQSHHAPSSRFPANTNHASYKQAGSTVYADLSISCTAELKPHQNEISPTEYAVLQFMNGGQEVQV; from the exons GTGCTGAGCTGGCATTGGCAGGCAACGTACCGACTGTATTAGAAGATCTATCAGGTCTTGCCGGCCAGGAAGTCTCGGTACCGTGCAGTGTGGACGTGGCCACCTGCGGAGATTTCCACAGCGTCAAATGGTACCGCGAATCGCAACGAGTCTTTGTCTACAGTGAACTGGCTAATCTAGAACGGTCGGAAGGATCATTGACCAACAG AGCTCGGTTCGTCCTGTCGTCGAATGAAACCCAAGCCGGGTTGAAGATCAGCAGCTTGCAGTTGTCCGACGAAGGTCTTTATCGATGCGAGATCACCTATTTGGAGATCAACGAAGGCTGTCCTGTCGTTCAATATGTTAACCTCACCGTTCTCG CGGCCCCTGATTACGTCGAGATTTTGCTGGAGGACGGGAAAACGTCAGCAGCAATTAGAAATGTATCACGCATCGGCCCGTTCAACGAAGGTACAATCGTCACCTTATTATGCCGATCTGGAGGCGGCAGACCCGTACCTCGCATAGAATGGTGGAACGGATCACACATCATGGAAG cagATGAAGTGGTGGCCACGCAGGAAGACAATGGCGCAGTGACTGGTATCAATCGGCTTCAGGTAGCCCTATCGCGTCAAGACCTGGATGCACAGTGGCAGTGTCGTGTCCGTAGTCCAGCCCTAAGTTCACCGTTGGTGGCCAATTTGCGCATCGATGTACATG TGAAACCCACCAACGTGACACTCACCGGACTGGATACGGCAGTGACGGAAGGAACTGCCGTTGTCGTTTATTGCGTGGCCGATGGCGCACGGCCAGCTGCTGCCATCACCTGGTACAACGATTCATCGCCACTGCAGAAGAGCGCCGTTGAGACAACGCAACTACAG CCGGAAGACGAAGCGGAAGTCGAAGAGCAA TCGGACGGCACTTTCAGCACGCGGAGCCGACTCATTTTCACGCTTAATCGACACGACCATCGACGTTATATCACGTGTCGTGCCGGTAACACGGTCACTGACGATTTACAGCATAAACCAGTCCAAGCGTCACAGCTCCTCAGAGTtgaat ATGCCCCTACGGTAGCCGTTTCTCCGGAAAACGTCACCGTCAACGAAACGATGGACGTGCTCATTTTTTGCACTTACGACGCCAATCCGGTCACCTTGACGTCTGTCCAGTGGTTTAAAGATGATGTCGAGATCATTATCAACGGTCCCCACAAATACGAAGGTGCCACCATCGACCAACCGGCTCTTCTCCTCAAAAAGGCAACAAGAGATGACGCTGGGGCTTATTCCTGTCGCCTTACCAATGCCGTTGGCACTGGCCACTCCGAAAATGTTGCCTTCATTTCCGTTCAAT ATCCAGCGGAAGTGCGTTTGGTCATGGAACCCGAGCTGCCAGTCAACGAACTGGAACGTCCCAATATCACCCTCAATTGCCAG ATGAGCAGCGGTTACCCACCCGTGCTCTTGGGAGTCCGCTGGTATTTAGATGGCGAGCTCCTCAAAGAGTTGCCTGATTGTCCGCTCAATGAAACCATTACCTCATTTTCGATGTACGACGAAGATTTGTGTGACGTAGACCCCAGCAAATTACTTCTCGAATACGTTGGTCGCTCATTCCAAGGGAATTACTCTTGCGAAGGCATGAACGCCGCCGGATGGGGACCACCTTCCGAAGTCGAAACTCTTGTCATTTACT atcCACCGGGCAATACCACACTGACCTACGAGCCGGAAGTGGTAGTGAAAGATGGTCCTCTGACTTTGACTTGTGGGGTTTCGGATGTCGGCCAGCCTGCTGTTACACAATACAGATGGACACGCAATGGCCACGTCATTCCAGAGATTAGTGATGCTCAATGGAATGTCAGCCAAGTGACGCTTAACTATCAAGCTAACTACTCGTGCACGCCAGTCAATGAGGCCGGTGAAGGCGAAACGGCTACCATTGAAATTGAGGTCTTCG CTGAACCTACTTTCATTGAACGACTGCCGCTGACTTCCGGTGCTCTCTCTGACGCCGCCGACGCCACCAAATTATCATGTCGTGCTGAGTGTTATCCGCTCTGTCAGATCGATTGGTTCCGCAATGGAATACCCATCAGAGAATCACCCATGTATACGGTTGTTGATAGTTTTGTGCCAGAAAACATcaag TTTAATCAACACCAATCGGTCAAATCAAGTTTGTCTTTCAACATGCGTATGTGGAGCCAGGCAAAGTTAGATCCGATTGCCGACACGGCGAATTATACTTGCATTACGACAGACAACGTGGTCGGTGATGGTGTCTCGAGCACGACCTTCTTCACGGTTGAAT ATGCACCCACCACTGCGATTATTGATAACCCTACAATCGAAGTGGAGGAAGGTTCGATCGTGGGCCAGTTGGAGTGTTCAGCTTCTTCCTATCCGTTAGCCAATTACTACTGGCAACACAACCATCAGATCATAGGCAACGGACCACGTCTTACACTCGACTACGGACTTAGCCGTGACAAGACGGGCGAATACTCTTGCATAGCTCATAATCAGCACGGCAATACCAGCGCTAAGGCCTTCATCAATGTCGTTT TTAAACCCGAGTGTTCCATCACTCTGCGTGAGATGGAAGGGAAAACGCGGTTAATTTGCGAAGTCCACGCCAATCCTAAGCTGGTCGACTTCATGTGGATGCTGAACAATGCCACGTTGACTACTGACATTGTGCACATGGGTTTGCAAAGTGTTCTGACAATCGACGGACCGGCTCCCACCAGCGGAATTTACTATTGCCATGCCAACAACTCGGTCGGATTCGGGACGCCCTGCGAGATTAGCGTTGAAG gtGGGTTGTTGGCGAAGCTGGGTGACGAGAACATCATTATAATCGCCATTATAGCTGCCGCCATAGTCGTCATCCTCGTCGTCTGTATTGTGTTACTCGTCATTTGCCGAAGGCAGCGAACTGATGATAAAT CTGTTTCAGCAACGGGACCCTCTACCAAAAACGGCAATGACAATCTCTCAGAAAATAGTAAAGCTTTCTACGAGAACCTCCCCTTCCACGGGCTTCAAACCGCCCCAAATAAG ATGAACCCGTTGATGAGCTCAACCAAGAGCACAAGCATGAATGATCCACAGCTGCAACAACGAGCCTGGACACCTCGGTCGCTGGCTCCCGTTCATACCTCGGCATACGATCCTCCTAAACAGCAAGCTCAGTCACATCATGCTCCATCGTCCCGTTTTCCCGCTAACACTAACCACGCATCCTACAAGCAAGCCGGTAGCACTGTTTACGCCGACTTGTCTATTTCTTGTACTGCCGAATTGAAACCCCACCAGAATGAAATATCTCCAACGGAATACGCAGTACTGCAGTTTATGAATGGAGGCCAAGAAGTCCAGGTTTAA
- the LOC123477492 gene encoding hemicentin-1-like isoform X6 translates to MASGASIGQLLVVLSIQTIICHGAELALAGNVPTVLEDLSGLAGQEVSVPCSVDVATCGDFHSVKWYRESQRVFVYSELANLERSEGSLTNRARFVLSSNETQAGLKISSLQLSDEGLYRCEITYLEINEGCPVVQYVNLTVLAAPDYVEILLEDGKTSAAIRNVSRIGPFNEGTIVTLLCRSGGGRPVPRIEWWNGSHIMEADEVVATQEDNGAVTGINRLQVALSRQDLDAQWQCRVRSPALSSPLVANLRIDVHVKPTNVTLTGLDTAVTEGTAVVVYCVADGARPAAAITWYNDSSPLQKSAVETTQLQPEDEAEVEEQSDGTFSTRSRLIFTLNRHDHRRYITCRAGNTVTDDLQHKPVQASQLLRVEYAPTVAVSPENVTVNETMDVLIFCTYDANPVTLTSVQWFKDDVEIIINGPHKYEGATIDQPALLLKKATRDDAGAYSCRLTNAVGTGHSENVAFISVQYPAEVRLVMEPELPVNELERPNITLNCQMSSGYPPVLLGVRWYLDGELLKELPDCPLNETITSFSMYDEDLCDVDPSKLLLEYVGRSFQGNYSCEGMNAAGWGPPSEVETLVIYYPPGNTTLTYEPEVVVKDGPLTLTCGVSDVGQPAVTQYRWTRNGHVIPEISDAQWNVSQVTLNYQANYSCTPVNEAGEGETATIEIEVFAEPTFIERLPLTSGALSDAADATKLSCRAECYPLCQIDWFRNGIPIRESPMYTVVDSFVPENIKFNQHQSVKSSLSFNMRMWSQAKLDPIADTANYTCITTDNVVGDGVSSTTFFTVEYAPTTAIIDNPTIEVEEGSIVGQLECSASSYPLANYYWQHNHQIIGNGPRLTLDYGLSRDKTGEYSCIAHNQHGNTSAKAFINVVFKPECSITLREMEGKTRLICEVHANPKLVDFMWMLNNATLTTDIVHMGLQSVLTIDGPAPTSGIYYCHANNSVGFGTPCEISVEGGLLAKLGDENIIIIAIIAAAIVVILVVCIVLLVICRRQRTDDKYNPAATMEQRENPEGGSLMTLQSGTTIQQVHQHKWPLRPGVQVHVNDTNSLTLAASGSVLLSPVDQTQDEAPNSNSKRPRSDSSGSQADQFEADKAVDRQVVESNIPYYETLRDQKPPLGGNRDSVGESQATDSGSESTRSVICIKGPCRPKTLIPVTSHHLSNTEACRENSAVSKSESGTSTRKRKKPEANSLSSSITAVSATGPSTKNGNDNLSENSKAFYENLPFHGLQTAPNKDFVSRPSSQMSHTPSSGYGSARSTNRTMSEAINTKDNQTAATVPDQLGRSRNCHLNSLRKPKVADVSSRFRSLRVPRAGPPPTSVGYDSADFACQTPKPVGTVSQPLEMVATHEQNWQPEHDQQLSIPVPAPRFHTLKRHPYQNIPIPLKNVQIQNQEHHDNSDQFMQLEPGVIYFADAVVFFKNEPVDELNQEHKHE, encoded by the exons GTGCTGAGCTGGCATTGGCAGGCAACGTACCGACTGTATTAGAAGATCTATCAGGTCTTGCCGGCCAGGAAGTCTCGGTACCGTGCAGTGTGGACGTGGCCACCTGCGGAGATTTCCACAGCGTCAAATGGTACCGCGAATCGCAACGAGTCTTTGTCTACAGTGAACTGGCTAATCTAGAACGGTCGGAAGGATCATTGACCAACAG AGCTCGGTTCGTCCTGTCGTCGAATGAAACCCAAGCCGGGTTGAAGATCAGCAGCTTGCAGTTGTCCGACGAAGGTCTTTATCGATGCGAGATCACCTATTTGGAGATCAACGAAGGCTGTCCTGTCGTTCAATATGTTAACCTCACCGTTCTCG CGGCCCCTGATTACGTCGAGATTTTGCTGGAGGACGGGAAAACGTCAGCAGCAATTAGAAATGTATCACGCATCGGCCCGTTCAACGAAGGTACAATCGTCACCTTATTATGCCGATCTGGAGGCGGCAGACCCGTACCTCGCATAGAATGGTGGAACGGATCACACATCATGGAAG cagATGAAGTGGTGGCCACGCAGGAAGACAATGGCGCAGTGACTGGTATCAATCGGCTTCAGGTAGCCCTATCGCGTCAAGACCTGGATGCACAGTGGCAGTGTCGTGTCCGTAGTCCAGCCCTAAGTTCACCGTTGGTGGCCAATTTGCGCATCGATGTACATG TGAAACCCACCAACGTGACACTCACCGGACTGGATACGGCAGTGACGGAAGGAACTGCCGTTGTCGTTTATTGCGTGGCCGATGGCGCACGGCCAGCTGCTGCCATCACCTGGTACAACGATTCATCGCCACTGCAGAAGAGCGCCGTTGAGACAACGCAACTACAG CCGGAAGACGAAGCGGAAGTCGAAGAGCAA TCGGACGGCACTTTCAGCACGCGGAGCCGACTCATTTTCACGCTTAATCGACACGACCATCGACGTTATATCACGTGTCGTGCCGGTAACACGGTCACTGACGATTTACAGCATAAACCAGTCCAAGCGTCACAGCTCCTCAGAGTtgaat ATGCCCCTACGGTAGCCGTTTCTCCGGAAAACGTCACCGTCAACGAAACGATGGACGTGCTCATTTTTTGCACTTACGACGCCAATCCGGTCACCTTGACGTCTGTCCAGTGGTTTAAAGATGATGTCGAGATCATTATCAACGGTCCCCACAAATACGAAGGTGCCACCATCGACCAACCGGCTCTTCTCCTCAAAAAGGCAACAAGAGATGACGCTGGGGCTTATTCCTGTCGCCTTACCAATGCCGTTGGCACTGGCCACTCCGAAAATGTTGCCTTCATTTCCGTTCAAT ATCCAGCGGAAGTGCGTTTGGTCATGGAACCCGAGCTGCCAGTCAACGAACTGGAACGTCCCAATATCACCCTCAATTGCCAG ATGAGCAGCGGTTACCCACCCGTGCTCTTGGGAGTCCGCTGGTATTTAGATGGCGAGCTCCTCAAAGAGTTGCCTGATTGTCCGCTCAATGAAACCATTACCTCATTTTCGATGTACGACGAAGATTTGTGTGACGTAGACCCCAGCAAATTACTTCTCGAATACGTTGGTCGCTCATTCCAAGGGAATTACTCTTGCGAAGGCATGAACGCCGCCGGATGGGGACCACCTTCCGAAGTCGAAACTCTTGTCATTTACT atcCACCGGGCAATACCACACTGACCTACGAGCCGGAAGTGGTAGTGAAAGATGGTCCTCTGACTTTGACTTGTGGGGTTTCGGATGTCGGCCAGCCTGCTGTTACACAATACAGATGGACACGCAATGGCCACGTCATTCCAGAGATTAGTGATGCTCAATGGAATGTCAGCCAAGTGACGCTTAACTATCAAGCTAACTACTCGTGCACGCCAGTCAATGAGGCCGGTGAAGGCGAAACGGCTACCATTGAAATTGAGGTCTTCG CTGAACCTACTTTCATTGAACGACTGCCGCTGACTTCCGGTGCTCTCTCTGACGCCGCCGACGCCACCAAATTATCATGTCGTGCTGAGTGTTATCCGCTCTGTCAGATCGATTGGTTCCGCAATGGAATACCCATCAGAGAATCACCCATGTATACGGTTGTTGATAGTTTTGTGCCAGAAAACATcaag TTTAATCAACACCAATCGGTCAAATCAAGTTTGTCTTTCAACATGCGTATGTGGAGCCAGGCAAAGTTAGATCCGATTGCCGACACGGCGAATTATACTTGCATTACGACAGACAACGTGGTCGGTGATGGTGTCTCGAGCACGACCTTCTTCACGGTTGAAT ATGCACCCACCACTGCGATTATTGATAACCCTACAATCGAAGTGGAGGAAGGTTCGATCGTGGGCCAGTTGGAGTGTTCAGCTTCTTCCTATCCGTTAGCCAATTACTACTGGCAACACAACCATCAGATCATAGGCAACGGACCACGTCTTACACTCGACTACGGACTTAGCCGTGACAAGACGGGCGAATACTCTTGCATAGCTCATAATCAGCACGGCAATACCAGCGCTAAGGCCTTCATCAATGTCGTTT TTAAACCCGAGTGTTCCATCACTCTGCGTGAGATGGAAGGGAAAACGCGGTTAATTTGCGAAGTCCACGCCAATCCTAAGCTGGTCGACTTCATGTGGATGCTGAACAATGCCACGTTGACTACTGACATTGTGCACATGGGTTTGCAAAGTGTTCTGACAATCGACGGACCGGCTCCCACCAGCGGAATTTACTATTGCCATGCCAACAACTCGGTCGGATTCGGGACGCCCTGCGAGATTAGCGTTGAAG gtGGGTTGTTGGCGAAGCTGGGTGACGAGAACATCATTATAATCGCCATTATAGCTGCCGCCATAGTCGTCATCCTCGTCGTCTGTATTGTGTTACTCGTCATTTGCCGAAGGCAGCGAACTGATGATAAAT ATAACCCTGCCGCTACCATGGAACAACGTGAAAA TCCGGAGGGAGGATCCCTTATGACTCTACAATCAGGAACAACAATCCAACAAGTTCATCAACATAAATGGCCACTACGACCCGGTGTCCAGGTGCACGTCAATGATACAAACAGCCTTACATTGGCCGCTTCCGGCTCTGTCCTTCTTTCGCCTGTTGACCAAACACAAGACGAAGCGCCAAATTCCAATTCGAAACGACCGCGTTCCGATTCCTCTGGTTCGCAAGCAGACCAATTTGAAGCGGACAAAGCAGTTGATCGCCAAGTGGTAGAGTCCAACATTCCATATTACGAGACGCTGCGGGATCAAAAACCACCTTTGGGTGGAAACCGCGATTCAGTAGGCGAGTCCCAGGCAACGGATTCCGGCAGTGAGAGTACTCGTTCTGTCATCTGTATCAAAGGACCTTGTCGTCCTAAAACTCTAATCCCCGTCACATCTCATCATCTGAGTAACACTGAAGCATGTCGGGAGAATTCAGCAG TCTCCAAGTCAGAGAGCGGGACCTCTActagaaagaggaaaaagccGGAAGCCAATTCACTATCTTCGTCCATTACAG CTGTTTCAGCAACGGGACCCTCTACCAAAAACGGCAATGACAATCTCTCAGAAAATAGTAAAGCTTTCTACGAGAACCTCCCCTTCCACGGGCTTCAAACCGCCCCAAATAAG GACTTTGTCAGCCGCCCTTCCAGTCAAATGAGTCATACTCCTTCTTCCGGTTATGGATCGGCACGGAGCACTAATCGAACCATGTCCGAAGCCATAAACACCAAAGACAACCAAACGGCGGCTACTGTCCCTGATCAGCTGGGACGTAGTCGTAACTGTCATCTAAACTCGCTTCGGAAACCTAAAGTAGCTGATGTTAGCTCCCGTTTTCGTTCTCTCCGGGTGCCGCGTGCCGGTCCGCCCCCTACGTCTGTTGGATATGACTCGGCTGATTTTGCATGCCAAACACCCAAGCCTGTGGGAACTGTTTCCCAACCACTCGAAATGGTCGCGACCCACGAACAAAATTGGCAACCGGAGCATGATCAGCAACTATCCATTCCCGTGCCTGCCCCCCGCTTTCACACGCTTAAACGTCACCCATACCAGAACATTCCCATTCCGTTGAAGAATGTGCAGATACAAAATCAAGAGCACCATGATAATTCAGATCAGTTCATGCAG CTGGAGCCAGGTGTCATTTATTTTGCCGATGCAGTAGTCTTTTTTAAAA ATGAACCCGTTGATGAGCTCAACCAAGAGCACAAGCATGAATGA